The Streptomyces capitiformicae genome contains the following window.
AAGACCTCGTTCATGCTGTCGGCCACCGAGTGCGCGGCCTCCGAGAGCAGGGCCGGTGAGCCCGCGAGCAGTCCGCCGACGGTCTTGGCCACGGCGATCAGGAGGTTCGCGCCGAGGGCGACCAGGACGGTGACGCGGGTCCTGCGGTCGGCTCGCGCCGGTTGGTCCTTGTCCGTTGTCGTCTCCGTGTCCGTGTCGTCTCCGTGTCCGTGTCGTCTCCGTGTCTGCTGTCCGGTGCACCTTCGCCGATTGCCCCGAGCGGTCCCGCTCACACCGTGGGGTGCGCGGAAAACGGGGAACTCTCACCAGTGCGGACGTAGAGAGCAGACGTATCCGGATGGATCGGAAGGGAAGACGCGATGAGCGTCGGCGAGGGGAACGAGCAGTACGGCAGGAAGGCGTTCAAGCGGTCCAAGAGCCACTTCACGGACCGGATCACCGCCGACGGCCGGGACGGCTGGCCTGTGGAGGCGGGCCGCTATCGGCTGGTCGTCAGCCGCGCCTGTCCATGGGCGAGCCGGGCGGTGATCTCCCGGCGGCTGCTCGGCCTGGAGGAGGCGCTGTCGATGGCCGTGGTCGACCCGATCCAGGACGACCGCAGCTGGCGGTTCACCCTGGACCCGGACGACCGCGATCCCGTCCTGGGCATCCGGTTCCTGAAGGAGGCGTACGACGCCCGGGAGCGCGACTACCCCGGGGGTGTCAGCGTCCCGGCGATCGTCGACGTACCCAGCGGCGACCTGGTCACCAACGACTACCAGCGGCTCACGCTCGACCTCGCCACCGAGTGGACGGACCTGCACCGCGCGGGCGCGCCCGACCTGTATCCGGCGGGGCTGCGCGACGAGATCGACGCGGTGATGGCCGAGGTGTACGAGGACGTCAACAACGGTGTGTACCGGGCGGGCTTCGCCACGGGCCAGGAGGAGTACGAGGAGGCTTGCGACGCGGTGTTCCGTCGGCTTCAGGCACTGTCGGAGCGGCTGGCCCGGCGGCGCTATCTCGTCGGCGACACAATCACCGAGGCGGACATCCGGCTGTTCACCACGCTGGTGCGGTTCGACGCCGTCTACCACGGTCACTTCAAGTGCAACCGCTGGAAGCTGGCGGAGGACCGGGTGCTGTGGGCGTACGCCCGTGACCTCTTCCAGACGCCTGGGTTCGGTGACACGGTCGACTTCGACCACATCAAACGGCACTACTACCGGGTGCACACGGGCATCAACCCGACCGGCATCGTGCCGCTCGGCCCCGATCTGTCGGGCTGGCTCACGCCCCACCACCGCGAGGAGCTGGGCGGCCGCCCGTTCGGCGACGGGACGCCGCCGGGGCCGGTGCCCGCCGCGGAGGTCGTGCCCGCGCCAGGGCGTCCCTGAAACGAGCGGAACCACTGTGTGAAGGAGGAGAACCAAGTGGCCAAGAAGAAGAAACTGCCCCTTGCCTACAAGCCTCTGGGCTTCGCTCTCGGCTGGGTGAGCGGGGCGCTCGCCTCGATGGCGTTCCGCGCGACGTGGAAGGCGATCCGCCACGAGGACGACGCGCCCGACGCGCTGGACCGGGATCGCGGCTGGGGCGAGGTGCTGCTCGCCGCCGCCGTGCAGGGCGCGATCTTCGCGGTCGTACGCAGCGCGGTGGACCGCACGGGCGCCAAGGCCATCGAGCGGTCCACCGGGGTGTGGCCGACCGCCGAGAAGGGCGGCCGGGACTGACGTTCCTCAGCCCGACTTGGGTGCCGTGGGGTGTTCGCGGCGCAGCGTGAAGGAATGGCCGGCCGGGTCGGAGTAGCCGCGCTCCTCGAACGGCCCGGTCGGCTCCTTCGTGTCCACCGGGCGCCCACCGAGGGAGACGATCCGCCGCTCGGCCTCGTCGAGGTCCTCGACGTAGAAGTCCAGGTGGGCCTGGAGGGAGTTCTCGGGGCGCGGCCAGCTCGGCGGGGTGGCGTTGACGTCGCGGCGGAAGGCCAGCCGGGTGCCGCAGGCGCCCTGGATCTCGACGCGGTTGGCCGTCGCGTCCGTCTCCTCGGCGTCGAGCAGTTCCGTGTAGAACGCGGCGAGCCTCTCGGGTTCGGCGCAGTCCAGCACCACGAGGCCTGCCTGTACCAGTGCCATGTCTCCTCCGTGGGGTCAGCCATACGTCCCCCCGGGGTACCCCTGCCGGCCGTATCCGACCATCACCGGTAGTTTTCTGGACGACTGTCCAGCTATAGTGGACACCTGCCCAAGAAGTATGCGGAAGCATCGAGTGAACGACGGAGTCCGTTGACATGGAGATAGTGGCGAATGTGCTGGTCGCGCTGGTGGCGGCGCTGCATGTGTACATCCTGGTGATGGAGATGTTCCTGTGGCAGAAGAAGCCGGGGATGGGGTTCCACGGCTTCGACGCGGAGCTGGCTCGGCGCACCGCCTCGATGGCGGCCAACCAGGGCCTCTACAACGGGTTCCTCGCGGCCGGGCTGGTGTGGGGGCTGATCGCCGGTGACCCGACCGGCTTCCGGGTCCAGATCTTCTTCCTGGGCTGCGTGATCGTCGCCGGGGTGTACGGCGCCGCCACCGCCAACCGCCGCATCCTCGTCGCCCAAGCGCTTCCCGGCGCGCTCGCGCTGGCCGCCGTCCTCGCCGCCGGATGACCGTGGAGGACCCCCGGGCCGCCCGCACCCGGGCCAAGCTGCGGGAAGCCCTCCTCGACGAGTGCGCCCGGCGTCCACTGCCCGAGGTCAGCGTGGCCGCGCTGGTCCGCCGGGCGGGGGTCGGCCGGGCCACGTTCTACGTGCACTACTCGGATCTGGAGGCGCTGGCCGTGGACGCCTGCGCCGATGTCGTACGGGAGGCGGTGGAGGCCCTGCACGCGTGGCGTGGCCGGCCCGACCCGGTGCGGGCGCCGGCGGCGCTGCCGGAGTTCTTCGCCGGTCTCGCCCCGCACGCGAGCCTGTACCGCGCCCTGCTGCTCCCCGGAGGCGGCGGCCCGCTCGGCCATGTCCTGCACCGGGACCTGCGTGCCTACAGCCTGCGCGAGCGCGAGCTCGCCGGTGCGGCGGACGCCCCGCTGGTGGCCTCCGCCGTGGCGGCCACCTTCGCGGGCGTCCTCGCCGACTGGCTGCACGGCCTCATCGAGGCCACCCCTCAGGAGATCGCCGACCAGGCCTGGCAGTTGCTGGTCGCGCTGCACCGCAGCCGATGAGCACCGGGCACGGTCAGGCGCAGCCGTGGCCCTTGGCCACCTCGGGCCACACCTCGACGCCGTCGGGGGTGCGCACGTACGCCTTCGACGGGTCGTCCGCGACGAGCCACAGCGCCCGGTCCTCGTAGCGGTACCCGGTGTCACGCGCCTCCTCGGGCATGCGTACGTCGCCGTCGTAGGCGGAGGTGAGCATCCCGTCGGGCAGGACACCCTCGGGGTCTCGGGCGTACCGCCGGGCCTCCTCCTCGGCGTCGCCGCGCCACGACAGGAAGTGGGCCGTCTCCCAGTCGCAGTGTGCGGCGCCCTCGGAGCTGCTCACCGTCGTGGTCGCTACGCGGCGGTCGGCGCGGTCCGTCCAGATCTCGTACCCCTCGGCCTCGGTGTAGCTCGCCGGGAACTCCGCCGGGTCGCAGGAGGCGCTGGTCTCCGGACCCCAACCGGGGCTGCCCTTCTGATCTTTGGCGACGATCACGGCGACCTTGGTCTTCCCGTCGACGTCGTAGGAGAACAGCACCCGGTCCTTCTCCTCGCGCTCGACCCGGTAACCGGACCTCGGGACGTCGGGCACCTCGATGTCGAAGTACGCCTTCAGCCCCTCCTCCGGTGTATCGCCGCCGTCGTTCGCACCCCAACCGCCGGGTCCGCCGCCGCCCGAATAGAGGGGGCCGTCGCACTCCAGTGCCCGTCCGGCCGCGCCGGACTCGATCTCCATCGCCCGCACGCCGTCCGCATCGACGTCCCGGTGCGGCACGTGGAGCGGCCCCTCGTACGGCGTGGCCGGAGGGCTGCCCTCGACCAGCAGACCGCCCTCGGTCCCGCCTCCGCAGCCCACCGCCGCGACCGCCAGCACCGCCGCCGTCGCCACGAGTCCTGCCCGCATCCCCCGCTCCTCACTGTCCGTTCTCCGCCTGCACCGAACGTCCGGTGCCCCTCCTGTGACGTGGGAGGGACCCCGGACGTTCGATGATCGGCGGGGAGGAGGCGTGGTGGATCCGCGGTGGATCAGAACATCAGTACCGGCTTGATGGCCTTGCCGCCGCCCATGTCCGCGGCGGC
Protein-coding sequences here:
- a CDS encoding DUF4235 domain-containing protein, which produces MAKKKKLPLAYKPLGFALGWVSGALASMAFRATWKAIRHEDDAPDALDRDRGWGEVLLAAAVQGAIFAVVRSAVDRTGAKAIERSTGVWPTAEKGGRD
- a CDS encoding DUF1304 domain-containing protein → MEIVANVLVALVAALHVYILVMEMFLWQKKPGMGFHGFDAELARRTASMAANQGLYNGFLAAGLVWGLIAGDPTGFRVQIFFLGCVIVAGVYGAATANRRILVAQALPGALALAAVLAAG
- a CDS encoding TetR/AcrR family transcriptional regulator, with translation MTVEDPRAARTRAKLREALLDECARRPLPEVSVAALVRRAGVGRATFYVHYSDLEALAVDACADVVREAVEALHAWRGRPDPVRAPAALPEFFAGLAPHASLYRALLLPGGGGPLGHVLHRDLRAYSLRERELAGAADAPLVASAVAATFAGVLADWLHGLIEATPQEIADQAWQLLVALHRSR
- a CDS encoding VOC family protein, with amino-acid sequence MALVQAGLVVLDCAEPERLAAFYTELLDAEETDATANRVEIQGACGTRLAFRRDVNATPPSWPRPENSLQAHLDFYVEDLDEAERRIVSLGGRPVDTKEPTGPFEERGYSDPAGHSFTLRREHPTAPKSG
- a CDS encoding glutathione S-transferase family protein encodes the protein MSVGEGNEQYGRKAFKRSKSHFTDRITADGRDGWPVEAGRYRLVVSRACPWASRAVISRRLLGLEEALSMAVVDPIQDDRSWRFTLDPDDRDPVLGIRFLKEAYDARERDYPGGVSVPAIVDVPSGDLVTNDYQRLTLDLATEWTDLHRAGAPDLYPAGLRDEIDAVMAEVYEDVNNGVYRAGFATGQEEYEEACDAVFRRLQALSERLARRRYLVGDTITEADIRLFTTLVRFDAVYHGHFKCNRWKLAEDRVLWAYARDLFQTPGFGDTVDFDHIKRHYYRVHTGINPTGIVPLGPDLSGWLTPHHREELGGRPFGDGTPPGPVPAAEVVPAPGRP